From Alosa sapidissima isolate fAloSap1 chromosome 7, fAloSap1.pri, whole genome shotgun sequence, the proteins below share one genomic window:
- the ren gene encoding renin: MALGMHGWVLLLLSVAAASKQALHRISLKKMPSIRETLQDMGITPEEIIAQLIHKRGDSPSPRNGTAPTPLTNYLDTQYFGEISIGSPAQMFNVVFDTGSANLWIPSYNCSPLYTACFTHNRYDGSKSHTHIQNGTGFSIQYASGNVRGFLSEDVVVVGGIPVVQVFAEATALPAIPFVFAKFDGVLGMGYPDVAIDGITPVFDRIMSQHVLKEEVFSVYYSRDPKRKPGGELVLGGTDPDYYTGSFSYLDTKEEGKWEVSMKGVSVGTDMLFCKEGCTAVIDTGSSYITGPASSISVLMKTIGATELAEGGYTVNCDLVKSLPSVTFHLGGQEYPLTEEDYILWQSQFGEDICTVTFKGLDVPPPTGPIWILGANFIARYYTEFDRHNNRIGFAKAV, from the exons ATGGCCCTGGGAATGCATGGCTGGGTTCTACTTCTACTTTCAGTTGCCGCGGCATCCAAGCAGGCTTTACACAG GATCTCTCTGAAGAAAATGCCCTCCATCAGAGAGACTTTACAGGACATGGGGATCACCCCAGAAGAGATCATCGCACAGCTGATCCATAAGAGGGGTGACAGTCCCTCACCTCGCAATGGCACAGCTCCTACCCCACTAACCAACTATCTGGAT ACTCAGTATTTTGGGGAGATAAGTATAGGGTCCCCAGCTCAGATGTTCAATGTGGTGTTTGACACAGGCTCGGCCAATCTGTGGATTCCGTCCTATAACTGCTCCCCACTTTACACAGCTTGTT TCACTCATAACAGGTATGATGGATctaaatctcacacacacatacagaatggCACAGGCTTCTCTATCCAGTATGCCTCTGGGAATGTGCGAGGTTTCCTGAGCGAGGATGTGGTTGTG GTGGGGGGCATCCCAGTGGTGCAGGTGTTTGCAGAGGCCACAGCACTTCCAGCCATCCCATTTGTTTTCGCCAAGTTTGATGGCGTGCTGGGAATGGGCTACCCTGACGTGGCCATTGATGGCATTACACCAGTATTTGACCGCATCATGTCCCAGCATGTACTCAAAGAGGAGGTATTCTCTGTGTACTACAGCAG AGATCCAAAGCGAAAGCCTGGTGGAGAGCTTGTTCTCGGTGGGACAGATCCTGACTATTACACAGGGTCCTTCAGCTACCTGGATACCAAAGAGGAGGGGAAATGGGAGGTCAGCATGAAAGG AGTGTCTGTGGGCACAGATATGTTGTTCTGTAAGGAGGGATGTACAGCTGTGATTGACACTGGCTCCTCCTACATCACAGGCCCCGCCTCATCAATCTCTGTTTTGATGAAGACAATTGGTGCCACTGAACTGGCCGAGGGTGGG TACACAGTGAACTGTGATCTGGTCAAATCCCTACCCAGCGTGACCTTTCATCTTGGAGGTCAGGAATATCCACTCACAGAAGAGGACTACATCCTCTGG CAATCGCAGTTTGGAGAAGACATCTGCACTGTCACGTTCAAAGGCCTCGACGTTCCGCCCCCAACTGGCCCCATCTGGATCCTGGGGGCTAATTTCATTGCCCGCTACTACACTGAGTTTGATCGACATAACAATCGAATAGGCTTTGCTAAAGCCGTGTGA